In Actinomyces marmotae, the DNA window AGGCCACCCACACCGGGCCGCTCGCGCTCGACATCGTGCCCCGGTAGCGGTTGAGGGAGTCGCTGGCTATGCCCGTCTCCTGCTCGGTCTCCAGGTCCTGCTCGAGGTCGGTGAGGTGGTCCGCCGCGATGACGTTGAGGAACGGGGCGGGCACGCCCGTCGTCGACACCTTCCCCAGGTACGGGCCGTCGAGGCTGACGGCGGCGTCCAGGCGGGGCTCCTGGGTGAGCGCCTGCGTCACCGTGTCGCCCCCGAGGGAGAAGCCCACCGCCCCCACGGTCTCCAAGTCCATGACGCCCTGGAGGACGCTGCCGGGGCGCGTCTCAAGCGCGGCCAGGTGGTCCAGGACCGTTGACAGGTCCTCCACGCGGGTGTCGATCCAGTCGTTGAGCCTCTTTCTGACCGTGGCGTCGCTCCCTGGTCCCAGGAGCACAGGGTCGACCGTGGCCTCCGCGCCGCCCGCCAGGGTCACGGACCCCGAGGTGTAGGGGTGGTCGACGGCGACGACGACGTAGCCACGACTGGCCAGGTCCTCCATGAGCGCCACGTTCTCGAAGCGGCTGGAGGCCAGCCCGGGTGAGTACAGGACGACCGGGAACCCGTCCCCGTCGTGGGCTGCGGCCTCGGCGTCGCGCACCGCGTGGGTCGCGATCCGCTGGAGGTGGTCGAGCGGCGCGCCCAGCACGTCGGCCGCCGGCCTGAGGGAGGGCACCGCGGCCGCCACCGAGCCCGCGACGGACTGGGCGATCTCGTCACCGAGGACCTCGGTGGCGGCGCCGCGAGCGGCCGCGGGTTCGGCGGGGTACCAGACGGAGGCGACCACTTCACGCACGTCGTCGTCGGCGCTGGTGGCCCACTCCTGACGCCGCATATCGGTCAGGTGCAGGTCGGTGCGTCCGACGGCGTAGGGGCCCTCGGGGGCGGGAAGCTCGAAGACGGGCAGGAGGGTGGCGCTGAGGGCCGATGTGGCCAGCGCGACGAGCCCGAGCAGCACGGCGATGACGCGGCCCAGCGCTCGCAGCCGCGGGTGCCGGCGCGCCTCGGACAGGGTCGGGATCCTGCCCGCCCTGCGGGCGCGCAGCCCGAGCAGTAGGAGAAGGCCGGCGCACACCGTGTAGGCCGGGATCATGACGGTGCGGTAGCCGTCGACCAGGAGGTGGAGGACGAGGGGCGCCAGCAGTGCGATGGCCATCGCCGTCTCGGGGGCGGGCCACCGGCTCCCCTCCGGCCACCACCGTCCTCGGCGGGGCCGTCGGATGGCGGCCAGGACCAGGACGAGTCCGGTGATGGCGACGACCGCTACCTCCAGCGCCTGCACGTATTGCTCCTCCCGGTCCCGTCAGGCGTCCGCCGACGGCAATACGACACGAGCCGGCCGTGGCTGGCACAGGAGCGGGTCGTGCTCGCGCTCGTCATCGGGCAGGTTCATCGCGGTTCGCAGCAGGGAGAGCGTCCGGTCGACGGCGCTGGCGCGATCCGTGCCCTCCTCTACCCCCTTGAACTCGACGGGGGTAACACCTTCGCGCGTGACGATCTCCACGCGCCGCCTGGAGTCCTTGAGTTTGGAGTCGACGACGTAACGCAGGTCCTCCAAGGGCTTAAGGGCGTCGGACTGTGGAGCCAGCAGGTCGCGAAGCGTGACATGCCCCCAGCGGTGGCTCGTCACGACGAGGTGCTTCGCACCCTGGTCGGCCTCCACCAGGGCGAGGAGCTCCTCGTCGGCCGGGAGCAGCCACCGCAGTGCCTCACACAGGCTCTTCGCGTTGGCACCTCCGTCCTGGATCTCTGGGCTCAGTTCCCCGGGAGCGGCGAGGCGCGCGTCGTCGAAGGAGTCGATGGCCTCGTCGATCGTGCCGACGGCGTCACGAAGCGTCGGGGCACTGTCCGTCTCTAGGAAGGGCAGCCTCTGGGCGACCTTTTTCGCGGTTCCCCCGACGCGCTTCTTCGCCTCACCTACACGACCCGGGTTCTCCTCCTCGATG includes these proteins:
- a CDS encoding alpha/beta hydrolase family protein, whose amino-acid sequence is MQALEVAVVAITGLVLVLAAIRRPRRGRWWPEGSRWPAPETAMAIALLAPLVLHLLVDGYRTVMIPAYTVCAGLLLLLGLRARRAGRIPTLSEARRHPRLRALGRVIAVLLGLVALATSALSATLLPVFELPAPEGPYAVGRTDLHLTDMRRQEWATSADDDVREVVASVWYPAEPAAARGAATEVLGDEIAQSVAGSVAAAVPSLRPAADVLGAPLDHLQRIATHAVRDAEAAAHDGDGFPVVLYSPGLASSRFENVALMEDLASRGYVVVAVDHPYTSGSVTLAGGAEATVDPVLLGPGSDATVRKRLNDWIDTRVEDLSTVLDHLAALETRPGSVLQGVMDLETVGAVGFSLGGDTVTQALTQEPRLDAAVSLDGPYLGKVSTTGVPAPFLNVIAADHLTDLEQDLETEQETGIASDSLNRYRGTMSSASGPVWVASVEGTTHLSHTVFPLISPILGGEAGTGRAQVDTVETLVVDFLDHALAGAPARLLGQGGDIPLTTRFLPDPRVPRT